Proteins co-encoded in one Arthrobacter alpinus genomic window:
- a CDS encoding phosphoenolpyruvate--protein phosphotransferase, translated as MQSFVGVGVFRGRVIGPVHHMPPSLTEPPAGASLESSTAPETAADSLKAAGASVKATLLERAGRAEGAGKEVLEATALMATDPMLIKAAIKLVKAGTSPERAIWEAGDSVAKMLTDLGGYMAERSHDVLDVRSRIVAVLRGFPAPEIPDSAEPFILVADDLAPADTATLDPTKIIALVTASGGPQSHTAIIARSLGLPAVVAAAGVSEIAEDAMVFVDGSTGVVSTEPGDSERSAVAVWQEKASLLSVFDGEGQMADGTLIPLLANVGGAKDAQEAAAAKAQGVGLLRTEFCFLGNSSEPSHEDQVAAYKGVFEAFPGKKVVVRTLDAGADKPLPFLTDSSEPNPALGVRGYRTDITSPGVLARQLAAIADAASQTQALVWVMAPMISTPAEAADFAAMCSAAGLATSGVMVEVPSAALTARHILDHVEFASLGTNDLTQYAMAADRQLGPLAALNDPWQPAVLALIQATVEGAIAQAKHSPSLESSAPKPVGVCGESAADPALAVVLAGLGVSSLSMTPRALPAVAAVLRTVTREAATALAYRAVSASSAAEARELVRAGLPALAELGL; from the coding sequence GTGCAAAGCTTTGTTGGAGTTGGCGTCTTCCGTGGCCGCGTCATTGGCCCCGTTCATCACATGCCGCCTTCCTTGACAGAGCCACCCGCGGGTGCGTCTTTGGAAAGTTCGACGGCGCCCGAGACTGCCGCTGATTCCCTCAAGGCTGCCGGAGCAAGCGTGAAGGCAACGCTTTTGGAGCGTGCTGGCCGGGCTGAAGGTGCCGGGAAGGAGGTCCTTGAGGCCACGGCCCTGATGGCCACCGACCCCATGTTGATCAAGGCAGCCATTAAGTTGGTCAAGGCCGGCACATCGCCGGAACGGGCCATCTGGGAAGCCGGCGATTCGGTGGCCAAGATGCTCACTGACTTGGGCGGTTACATGGCCGAACGCTCGCACGACGTGCTGGATGTGCGCTCACGCATCGTGGCCGTGCTCCGTGGGTTCCCCGCCCCGGAAATCCCTGACTCAGCCGAACCGTTCATCCTCGTTGCCGACGATCTTGCCCCTGCCGACACGGCCACCCTTGATCCCACAAAGATCATTGCTCTGGTCACGGCGAGCGGCGGACCCCAGTCACACACAGCCATCATTGCCCGCAGTTTGGGGCTTCCGGCTGTTGTTGCAGCGGCCGGTGTCTCCGAGATTGCTGAGGACGCCATGGTGTTTGTGGACGGTTCCACCGGGGTTGTCAGCACCGAACCAGGCGATTCCGAACGTTCTGCCGTTGCGGTGTGGCAGGAGAAGGCTTCACTGCTCAGCGTCTTTGATGGTGAAGGTCAAATGGCCGACGGCACGCTGATCCCACTCCTGGCCAATGTTGGCGGAGCCAAGGATGCCCAGGAGGCCGCCGCGGCCAAAGCCCAGGGAGTGGGACTGCTACGCACCGAATTCTGTTTCTTGGGCAACAGCAGCGAGCCCAGCCATGAGGACCAGGTAGCCGCCTACAAGGGCGTTTTTGAGGCCTTCCCGGGTAAGAAAGTTGTTGTGCGGACTCTGGATGCAGGGGCGGACAAGCCACTGCCGTTCCTGACCGACAGCAGCGAGCCGAACCCCGCCTTGGGAGTGCGGGGATACCGCACGGATATCACCAGCCCCGGCGTTCTTGCCCGGCAGCTGGCCGCTATTGCGGACGCAGCATCCCAAACACAGGCCTTGGTCTGGGTTATGGCACCCATGATTTCAACGCCCGCAGAGGCCGCTGATTTTGCCGCCATGTGTAGCGCAGCAGGGCTTGCAACATCCGGGGTCATGGTTGAGGTTCCGTCTGCAGCCCTGACTGCCCGGCATATCCTAGACCACGTTGAATTTGCCAGCTTGGGCACTAACGATCTCACCCAGTACGCCATGGCTGCCGACAGGCAGTTGGGGCCGCTTGCCGCCCTGAATGATCCCTGGCAGCCAGCTGTGCTGGCCTTGATCCAGGCAACTGTTGAGGGCGCTATTGCCCAAGCCAAACATTCACCATCGCTAGAATCCTCGGCGCCCAAGCCAGTTGGGGTGTGTGGCGAGTCAGCCGCGGACCCGGCCCTCGCCGTCGTGCTTGCCGGTTTAGGTGTCAGCTCACTATCCATGACGCCACGTGCCCTGCCGGCCGTGGCTGCCGTGCTGCGCACCGTCACGCGCGAGGCGGCTACAGCATTGGCATACCGGGCGGTGTCTGCGTC
- a CDS encoding 1-phosphofructokinase family hexose kinase encodes MILTLTPNPSLDRTIELADPLQRGEVQRATSSVAHPGGKGVNIVRALTASGIETLALLPGDAGDAVVLALELEKIPHLAMPIGAPLRSNVAITEPDGTTTKVNEPGPVLTSAHLSDLLELTVKMSDGAGWLVLAGSLPPGAPDDYYAVVIEAVRAAYGPRAPRIAVDASGAPLRQCLRAAPDLLKPNGEELAELTGLSNGSELEADPGAAAAASATLLQSGVGAVLATLGSKGAVLTTNHGTWHGRGPAIKAKSTVGAGDSALSGYLLANLRGDSPEACLQQAVAHGAAAASLPGTMVPSLAQTSPAAITVTALTPPEEN; translated from the coding sequence ATGATCCTCACCTTGACACCCAACCCCAGCCTGGACCGCACCATTGAGTTGGCAGATCCCCTCCAGCGCGGCGAAGTTCAGCGCGCAACTTCCTCCGTGGCGCATCCCGGCGGCAAGGGCGTGAACATTGTCCGTGCCCTCACCGCTTCTGGCATCGAGACTCTGGCGCTGTTGCCCGGGGACGCAGGCGACGCCGTCGTCCTCGCCTTGGAACTGGAAAAAATCCCGCACCTGGCCATGCCCATCGGCGCACCCCTGCGCAGCAACGTGGCCATCACCGAGCCCGACGGCACCACCACTAAGGTCAACGAGCCCGGCCCCGTCCTCACCTCGGCCCACCTCAGTGACCTCCTTGAGCTCACCGTAAAGATGTCCGACGGCGCGGGCTGGCTCGTACTGGCCGGCTCACTCCCCCCGGGTGCGCCGGATGACTACTACGCCGTGGTGATTGAGGCGGTTCGTGCCGCTTATGGACCGCGAGCTCCACGCATTGCCGTAGACGCTTCCGGCGCCCCGCTGCGCCAGTGCTTGCGTGCGGCCCCTGATTTGCTCAAGCCCAATGGCGAAGAACTGGCCGAACTGACTGGTCTTTCCAACGGCTCCGAGCTTGAGGCGGATCCGGGTGCAGCAGCAGCCGCATCCGCTACCCTGCTCCAAAGCGGTGTGGGGGCAGTTCTGGCAACGCTCGGTTCCAAGGGCGCAGTTCTGACCACCAACCACGGCACCTGGCACGGCCGCGGACCCGCCATCAAGGCGAAAAGCACTGTCGGTGCGGGCGATTCCGCACTGTCCGGTTATCTCCTGGCAAATCTTCGCGGGGACTCCCCCGAAGCATGCCTTCAGCAAGCGGTGGCCCATGGCGCGGCCGCAGCTTCCCTCCCTGGAACCATGGTTCCTTCCCTTGCACAAACGTCTCCCGCAGCCATCACCGTGACGGCGCTGACCCCACCCGAAGAGAACTGA
- a CDS encoding DeoR/GlpR family DNA-binding transcription regulator, with protein MFAEERHSRIAELVSAQGRVGVNDLAELFSITQETVRRDLAALEEAGQLRRVHGGAVSVDRLTRSELSLSERQSQHLDEKHRIATAALALIPNVPRASILLDSGTTTAALAERLTSWAPVNTGDELLVITNSLPMAATLSTNTHLLLDIVGGRVRGLTSAVVGARATEQLGALRPDIAFIGTNGLHTDFGLSTPDPVEAATKTAMVRAARQVIVLADASKLGTETLVRFATLEEIDTLVTTAEPSAELAAALAAAGVEVVIA; from the coding sequence ATGTTCGCGGAGGAACGGCACAGCAGGATCGCCGAACTCGTCAGCGCCCAAGGCAGGGTTGGCGTCAATGACTTGGCCGAACTCTTTTCCATCACCCAAGAGACGGTACGCCGCGACTTGGCTGCGCTCGAGGAAGCTGGCCAACTCCGCCGGGTCCACGGTGGCGCTGTGAGCGTTGATCGACTGACCCGCTCTGAGCTCAGCCTGAGCGAACGTCAGTCTCAGCATCTAGACGAGAAGCACCGCATCGCCACGGCCGCCTTGGCTCTGATCCCTAACGTTCCGCGGGCTTCAATCCTGCTGGACTCGGGGACCACCACAGCCGCACTGGCCGAACGCCTGACCAGCTGGGCCCCTGTCAATACAGGCGATGAACTACTCGTCATCACCAACTCGCTCCCCATGGCCGCCACCCTGAGCACCAACACGCACCTGCTGTTGGACATCGTCGGCGGTCGCGTACGGGGCCTGACCAGCGCCGTCGTCGGAGCTCGCGCCACGGAACAGCTCGGCGCCCTACGCCCCGACATCGCCTTCATTGGCACCAACGGCCTGCACACAGACTTTGGCCTGAGTACCCCCGATCCCGTCGAAGCCGCCACCAAGACCGCCATGGTCAGGGCCGCTCGGCAGGTCATCGTTCTGGCCGACGCCTCAAAACTCGGCACCGAAACTCTTGTCCGCTTCGCAACCCTCGAGGAGATCGATACCTTGGTCACCACCGCAGAACCATCCGCCGAGCTTGCCGCCGCCTTAGCCGCCGCCGGCGTTGAGGTCGTGATCGCATGA
- a CDS encoding alpha/beta hydrolase has product METVIWSRPENERAGTPLLLMLHGYGSNESRMSALFPGMPAGFTCAAPRAPVDISGDWGWFLLDYFLANDFAEVVGAATKVLAWLDTEMAKHHFSSVSVVGFSQGMAMATTLIRLRPEMFTAGVGLSGFVLHNELLATMEPLAHKVPFFWARDPQDLVINPDATEFTAVWLAANTDLQHARYEGLGHNTSAEELADVASFLTANVPGSFVPHG; this is encoded by the coding sequence ATGGAAACAGTCATCTGGTCCCGCCCCGAGAATGAACGCGCCGGCACTCCGCTGTTGCTGATGCTGCACGGGTACGGATCAAATGAAAGCCGCATGAGTGCGTTGTTTCCCGGCATGCCAGCTGGATTCACCTGCGCCGCACCGCGGGCACCCGTGGACATCTCCGGCGACTGGGGCTGGTTTTTGCTGGACTACTTCCTGGCCAACGACTTCGCCGAGGTGGTGGGTGCGGCCACGAAAGTCCTTGCCTGGTTGGATACCGAGATGGCTAAGCACCACTTCAGCTCCGTCTCCGTGGTGGGCTTTTCGCAGGGCATGGCCATGGCGACCACTCTCATCCGGCTGCGTCCTGAAATGTTCACGGCAGGCGTGGGGCTTTCCGGATTCGTGCTGCACAACGAGCTGCTCGCCACCATGGAACCACTGGCGCACAAAGTGCCGTTTTTCTGGGCCCGCGACCCGCAGGACCTCGTCATTAACCCGGACGCCACCGAATTCACGGCCGTATGGCTGGCCGCCAACACGGATCTGCAGCACGCCCGTTACGAAGGCTTGGGCCACAACACAAGTGCCGAGGAGCTCGCCGACGTTGCTTCGTTCCTGACAGCGAATGTGCCCGGTTCGTTCGTGCCCCACGGATAG
- a CDS encoding DUF2871 domain-containing protein has product MKKLFYSSFAYMVIGVLSGLFYREYTKGKDFSGVTQLSVVHTHLLTLGFIVLLIVLILEKLFTLSKSRLFNWFFWTYNAGLMLTAAIMVVHGMLQVNGTTEVSAAIPGIAGLGHILLSVAMVLLFLALRTRLFAPAVQTPTVKHDDGTPVALAG; this is encoded by the coding sequence ATGAAGAAACTCTTCTACTCATCGTTCGCCTACATGGTCATTGGCGTGCTCTCCGGCCTGTTTTACCGCGAGTACACCAAGGGCAAGGACTTCAGCGGCGTCACACAGCTCTCCGTGGTCCACACGCACCTGCTCACGCTCGGCTTCATCGTCCTGCTCATTGTGCTGATCCTGGAAAAGCTGTTCACGCTGTCGAAATCGCGCCTGTTCAACTGGTTCTTCTGGACGTACAACGCCGGCCTGATGCTGACCGCGGCCATTATGGTGGTCCACGGCATGCTGCAGGTCAACGGCACCACCGAGGTCTCCGCAGCCATCCCCGGGATCGCGGGCTTGGGCCACATCCTGCTCTCTGTAGCGATGGTTCTGTTATTCCTGGCACTTCGCACCCGCCTATTTGCCCCGGCTGTGCAGACCCCCACTGTGAAGCACGACGACGGCACTCCCGTAGCGCTCGCAGGCTGA
- a CDS encoding DUF445 domain-containing protein: protein MAQTLRLEQSVPPQHPDVLKAAALKRMKNIALALLIFMAVVFCFAFALQPRFPWLAYVRAAAEGGMVGALADWFAVTALFKYPMGLKIPHTAIIPNRKDEIGASLGDFVETNFLAEEVVSQKLATTHIAQKVGTWLTKPGSADRVTTEGAAALRGAISVLKDDDIQDVIESLVRKHVMDPPWGPPVGKLAERIFADGHHHALVDLLVDRSTTWIQANHDTISGLVTDRSPSWVPVFVDGLVGDKIHTEIYKFARAVQDNPHHEVRLQLDKYLKDLAQELQHDPAMIAKAEDIKAQVLGDPEVRELAGRTWETIKTALTDAVDDPTSELRLKFTSAVHDFGSRLVSDLELAGKVNKWIADAAAYLVGTYKHEITSLITDTVERWDAVETSEKIELQVGKDLQFIRINGTVVGSLAGLAIFTVATLVFG, encoded by the coding sequence ATGGCGCAAACACTAAGGCTCGAGCAGTCAGTTCCACCTCAGCATCCGGATGTTTTGAAGGCTGCGGCGCTCAAGCGCATGAAAAACATTGCGTTGGCTCTGCTGATTTTCATGGCAGTGGTGTTCTGTTTTGCCTTCGCTTTGCAGCCCCGCTTTCCTTGGCTGGCGTATGTCCGTGCGGCGGCTGAGGGCGGCATGGTGGGCGCGCTGGCCGACTGGTTCGCTGTCACGGCTCTGTTCAAGTACCCCATGGGCCTGAAGATTCCACACACCGCCATCATCCCGAACCGCAAGGATGAGATTGGCGCGTCCTTAGGGGACTTTGTGGAAACCAATTTCCTCGCGGAGGAGGTGGTGTCGCAAAAGCTGGCCACCACCCATATTGCGCAGAAGGTTGGCACGTGGCTCACCAAGCCGGGCAGCGCGGATCGTGTGACTACCGAGGGTGCCGCCGCCCTGCGTGGCGCTATTTCGGTCTTGAAGGACGACGACATTCAGGACGTCATCGAGTCGTTGGTCCGCAAGCATGTGATGGATCCGCCGTGGGGCCCGCCCGTGGGCAAGCTGGCCGAGCGAATCTTTGCCGATGGCCACCATCACGCGCTGGTAGATCTGCTCGTTGACCGGTCCACAACTTGGATCCAGGCCAACCATGACACCATCTCCGGCTTGGTGACCGACCGCTCACCCAGCTGGGTTCCGGTCTTTGTAGATGGATTGGTAGGCGACAAGATCCACACGGAAATCTACAAGTTTGCCCGGGCCGTGCAGGACAACCCGCACCATGAAGTCCGGCTGCAACTGGACAAGTATTTGAAGGATCTTGCGCAGGAGCTCCAACATGATCCGGCTATGATCGCCAAAGCCGAAGACATTAAGGCTCAGGTTCTGGGTGACCCCGAAGTACGGGAATTGGCCGGCCGCACATGGGAGACCATCAAGACGGCGCTGACGGATGCCGTGGACGATCCCACCTCAGAGCTGCGCCTGAAGTTCACCTCGGCCGTGCATGATTTCGGCTCCCGGCTGGTGTCCGATCTCGAACTTGCGGGCAAGGTCAACAAGTGGATAGCCGACGCCGCCGCCTACCTCGTAGGCACCTACAAGCACGAGATCACCTCGCTGATTACGGACACCGTGGAGCGCTGGGACGCTGTGGAAACCAGCGAGAAGATCGAACTTCAAGTGGGCAAGGACCTGCAATTTATCCGCATCAACGGCACCGTGGTTGGCTCGCTGGCGGGCCTGGCGATCTTCACCGTGGCCACGCTGGTGTTCGGCTAG
- a CDS encoding glycerophosphodiester phosphodiesterase: protein MTVQIYAHRGSSAAFGEHTRAAYLQALADGADGVECDLHLTADGELVLLHDDDVARTSNGTGLVAELTLKQLRALDFSSWHGAVIPPEYGTIANQLLTLPELLEVLSTAGRPLGLAIEFKFGATFKPQLVDATLEALRRHGWESENSTAGNLHISFMSFHPDAVKHLAEQIPAEHLCQLLELVQVADVREDLDVGTMAGLRRAMKEGESLIDDGVAHLAGPGVEYLRAHPGTGARWVAAGRVLRVWTVDTEADLELCLAAGVAQVTSNRPREIRELVGALSPADLDAM from the coding sequence ATGACAGTTCAGATCTATGCCCACCGCGGTTCCAGTGCCGCGTTTGGAGAGCACACTCGAGCCGCCTATTTGCAGGCGCTAGCCGACGGAGCCGACGGCGTCGAATGCGATCTCCACTTGACCGCCGACGGCGAACTAGTCCTATTGCACGACGATGACGTTGCCCGGACCTCCAATGGGACCGGGCTCGTGGCGGAGTTGACGCTGAAACAGCTGCGCGCCCTGGATTTCAGCAGTTGGCACGGCGCCGTCATTCCGCCCGAGTACGGCACCATTGCCAACCAGCTCCTCACCTTGCCGGAATTGCTGGAAGTACTGTCCACTGCCGGGCGCCCCCTTGGCCTGGCCATCGAGTTTAAGTTCGGGGCCACGTTCAAACCGCAGCTGGTGGACGCCACCCTCGAAGCCCTGCGCCGGCACGGCTGGGAGTCTGAAAACTCCACCGCCGGGAACCTGCACATTTCCTTCATGAGCTTCCATCCCGACGCCGTGAAGCACCTGGCCGAGCAGATCCCCGCCGAGCACCTGTGCCAATTGCTAGAACTCGTTCAGGTGGCGGATGTCCGCGAAGACCTGGACGTCGGCACCATGGCCGGGCTGCGCCGGGCCATGAAAGAGGGGGAGTCGTTAATTGACGACGGCGTTGCGCACCTTGCGGGGCCCGGCGTCGAGTATCTGCGCGCGCACCCGGGCACCGGTGCGCGCTGGGTGGCCGCTGGTCGGGTGCTGCGCGTGTGGACGGTGGACACCGAAGCGGACTTGGAACTGTGCCTGGCGGCCGGTGTTGCGCAAGTGACAAGCAACAGGCCTCGGGAAATTCGTGAGCTGGTGGGCGCGCTATCTCCTGCGGATCTTGACGCTATGTGA